In Pseudomonas hamedanensis, a single window of DNA contains:
- a CDS encoding mechanosensitive ion channel family protein, with product MDIKQLWLNAQDLWGTLEQHPLLQSGLALMVLLVIALVLGRVARYLILHASRMLGRQPALHWINDFRHNKVFQRLAQMTPSLVIQFGLHLVPELSKTSMNFLGNVALAFTILFLLLAISALLNALLDIYARTEHARTRSIKGYVQLAKMVLYVFGAIIIVATLIDRSPLLLLSGLGAMSAVILLVYKDTLLSFVASVQLTSNDMLRVGDWIEMPQVGADGDVVDITLHTVKVQNFDKTIVSIPTWRLMSESFKNWRGMQQSGGRRIKRSLFIDASGVRFIRDDEEEKLSQVHLLTDYMSRKKAELKAWNEAQGNVAAMSANRRRMTNVGTFRAYALAYLKSHPEIQPNMTCMVRQMQTTAQGIPLEIYCFTRTTVWADYERIQGDIFDYLLAVLPEFGLSLYQQPSGGDLRAGLLPAVLGSASIPEPEKHVM from the coding sequence ATGGATATCAAACAGCTCTGGCTCAACGCCCAGGACCTCTGGGGCACCCTTGAACAGCATCCGCTCTTGCAGTCGGGACTGGCGCTGATGGTGCTGCTGGTGATCGCGCTCGTGCTCGGACGAGTGGCGCGCTACCTGATCCTGCACGCCAGCCGCATGCTCGGTCGCCAGCCAGCCCTGCACTGGATCAATGACTTCCGGCACAACAAGGTGTTTCAGCGCCTGGCGCAGATGACGCCATCGCTGGTGATCCAGTTCGGCCTGCATCTGGTGCCGGAACTGAGCAAAACCTCGATGAATTTTCTCGGCAACGTGGCGCTGGCGTTCACCATTCTTTTCCTGCTGCTGGCGATCAGCGCCCTGCTCAATGCCTTGCTCGACATCTATGCGCGCACCGAACACGCCCGCACGCGCTCGATCAAAGGCTATGTTCAACTGGCAAAAATGGTCTTGTACGTGTTCGGCGCGATCATCATTGTCGCCACCCTGATCGACCGTTCGCCGCTGTTGCTGCTGTCGGGTCTGGGTGCAATGTCGGCGGTGATCCTGTTGGTCTACAAGGACACGTTGCTGTCATTCGTCGCCAGCGTGCAGTTGACCAGCAACGACATGCTGCGCGTTGGCGACTGGATCGAGATGCCGCAGGTCGGCGCCGATGGCGACGTGGTCGATATCACCCTGCACACGGTCAAGGTGCAGAATTTCGACAAGACCATCGTCTCGATCCCGACCTGGCGCCTGATGTCCGAGTCGTTCAAGAACTGGCGCGGCATGCAGCAATCCGGCGGACGACGGATCAAGCGCAGCCTGTTCATCGATGCCAGCGGCGTGCGTTTCATCCGCGATGACGAAGAAGAAAAGCTCTCGCAAGTGCACCTGCTGACCGACTACATGAGTCGCAAGAAAGCCGAGCTCAAGGCGTGGAACGAGGCCCAAGGCAATGTCGCGGCGATGTCGGCCAACCGTCGGCGCATGACCAATGTCGGCACCTTTCGCGCTTATGCGCTGGCGTACCTGAAGAGTCATCCGGAAATTCAGCCGAACATGACCTGCATGGTTCGCCAGATGCAAACCACCGCGCAGGGCATTCCGCTGGAAATCTACTGCTTCACCCGCACCACCGTGTGGGCCGATTACGAGCGGATTCAGGGGGATATTTTTGATTATCTGCTGGCGGTGCTGCCGGAGTTCGGACTGAGTCTGTATCAACAGCCCAGTGGCGGGGACTTGCGCGCGGGGTTATTGCCGGCGGTGTTGGGCTCGGCGAGCATTCCGGAGCCTGAAAAACACGTTATGTAA
- a CDS encoding LysR family transcriptional regulator codes for MKAPRVTLDQWRTLQAVVDHGGFAQAAEALHRSQSSVSYTVARMQDQLGVPLLRIDGRKAVLTEAGGVLLRRSRQLVKQASQLEDLAHHMEQGWEAEVRLVVDAAYPSARLVRALTAFMPQSRGCRVRLREEVLSGVEEVLLEGVADLAITGLSIPGYLGAELCDVEFIAVAHPEHSLHRLNRELSFQDLENQMQVVIRDSGRQQPRDVGWLGAEQRWTVGSLATAATFVSNGLGFAWLPRHMIERELKEGSLKLLPLDQGRSRNSNFYLYTNKEKPLGPATQILIELLRTFDTLPLDAPFAAPEQA; via the coding sequence ATGAAAGCGCCCCGCGTAACCCTTGATCAGTGGCGAACATTGCAGGCCGTGGTCGACCACGGCGGATTCGCCCAGGCCGCCGAGGCCCTGCATCGTTCGCAGTCGTCGGTGAGCTACACCGTGGCGCGCATGCAGGACCAGCTCGGCGTGCCGCTGCTGCGCATCGACGGGCGCAAAGCCGTGCTCACCGAAGCCGGCGGCGTGCTGCTTCGGCGCTCGCGCCAACTGGTGAAACAGGCCAGCCAACTGGAGGACCTCGCCCATCACATGGAGCAAGGCTGGGAAGCGGAAGTGCGACTGGTGGTCGATGCGGCCTATCCGAGCGCCCGCCTCGTCCGCGCGCTGACCGCGTTTATGCCGCAAAGCCGTGGCTGCCGCGTGCGTCTGCGCGAAGAAGTCCTGTCGGGCGTGGAGGAAGTATTGCTCGAAGGCGTCGCCGATCTGGCGATCACCGGGCTGAGCATTCCCGGTTATCTCGGCGCCGAGTTGTGCGATGTCGAATTCATCGCCGTCGCCCACCCGGAACACTCACTGCACCGGCTCAACCGCGAGCTGAGCTTCCAGGACCTGGAAAACCAGATGCAAGTGGTGATTCGCGACTCCGGCCGCCAGCAGCCACGGGACGTCGGCTGGCTCGGCGCGGAGCAGCGCTGGACGGTCGGCAGCCTGGCCACGGCGGCCACCTTCGTCAGCAACGGCCTGGGCTTCGCCTGGCTGCCGCGCCACATGATCGAACGGGAATTGAAAGAAGGTTCGCTCAAGCTGCTACCGTTGGATCAGGGTCGCAGCCGCAACTCCAACTTCTACCTGTACACGAACAAGGAAAAACCCCTGGGCCCGGCCACGCAAATCCTCATCGAGTTGTTGCGCACCTTCGACACCTTGCCGCTGGACGCACCGTTCGCCGCCCCCGAACAAGCCTGA
- a CDS encoding 3-phosphoglycerate kinase → MKKFCCVLLALLPLTAFAYPIDVQKDLNGMKIDYETFDTDNDIGSIRVANYGDVDATCRAVFSNGPEAPRTRSIDVPAGKHKNATAKFTREIIKLRIKLTCTPK, encoded by the coding sequence ATGAAAAAATTCTGTTGTGTGCTGCTGGCGCTGCTGCCGTTGACCGCGTTTGCCTATCCGATCGATGTGCAGAAGGATCTCAACGGCATGAAGATCGACTACGAGACTTTCGATACCGACAACGACATCGGCTCGATCCGGGTGGCCAACTACGGGGACGTCGACGCGACCTGCCGGGCAGTGTTCAGCAACGGTCCGGAAGCACCGCGCACGCGCAGCATCGACGTACCGGCCGGCAAACATAAAAACGCCACGGCCAAGTTCACCCGCGAGATCATCAAGCTGCGCATCAAACTGACCTGCACCCCGAAATAA
- a CDS encoding peptidylprolyl isomerase produces the protein MLKKLALAAGTVLFAANLMAATPAKAPHVLLDTTNGQIEIELDPVKAPISTKNFLEYVDSGFYNNTIFHRVIPGFMAQGGGFTQQMQQKDTKAPIKNEASNGLHNVRGTLSMARTSNPDSATSQFFINVADNAFLDPGRDAGYAVFAKVVKGMDVVDVIVNSQTTTKSGMQNVPVDPVIIKSAKRID, from the coding sequence ATGCTGAAAAAACTCGCCCTCGCCGCTGGTACCGTGCTGTTCGCCGCCAACCTGATGGCTGCCACGCCGGCCAAAGCACCCCACGTGCTGCTGGACACGACCAACGGCCAGATCGAAATCGAACTGGACCCGGTCAAGGCACCGATCAGTACCAAGAACTTTCTTGAGTACGTCGACAGCGGTTTCTACAACAACACCATTTTCCATCGTGTGATCCCGGGCTTCATGGCCCAGGGCGGCGGTTTCACTCAGCAGATGCAACAGAAAGACACCAAGGCGCCGATCAAGAACGAAGCCAGCAATGGCCTGCACAACGTTCGCGGCACCCTGTCGATGGCGCGCACCTCCAACCCTGACTCGGCCACCAGCCAGTTCTTCATCAACGTTGCCGACAACGCCTTCCTCGACCCGGGCCGTGACGCCGGTTACGCGGTGTTTGCGAAAGTGGTCAAGGGCATGGACGTCGTAGACGTCATCGTCAACTCGCAGACCACCACCAAAAGCGGCATGCAAAACGTGCCGGTCGACCCTGTGATCATCAAGTCGGCCAAGCGCATCGACTGA
- a CDS encoding DUF899 domain-containing protein, with product MNVENHPVVTREAWLAARQQHLAHEKAFTRERDRLSAERRALPWVKVDKDYHFQSASGELKLNDLFGKHSQLIIYHFMFAKDWQEGCQGCSFLSDHIDGANQHLAHHDVAVVAVSHAPFNEFQAFKQRMGWKFDWVSSEGCDFNYDFGVCARAEDVAEGKATYNYEKTDSAEEEMPGLSVFYRNDQGEIFHTYSTYARGLDMLVGAYHYLDLTPKGRNEDEIMEWVRHHDRYDEAMKPGCCHGEQRS from the coding sequence ATGAACGTTGAGAACCATCCGGTGGTAACACGCGAAGCCTGGCTCGCCGCCCGCCAGCAACACCTGGCCCACGAAAAAGCCTTCACCCGGGAGCGCGACCGCCTCAGCGCCGAGCGCCGCGCCCTGCCGTGGGTCAAGGTCGACAAGGATTACCATTTCCAGAGCGCGAGCGGCGAACTGAAACTCAACGACCTGTTCGGCAAGCACAGCCAGTTGATCATTTACCACTTCATGTTCGCCAAAGATTGGCAGGAAGGTTGCCAGGGCTGCTCGTTCCTCAGTGATCACATCGACGGCGCCAATCAACATCTGGCCCACCACGATGTCGCGGTGGTGGCAGTGTCCCACGCGCCGTTTAACGAGTTTCAGGCATTCAAACAAAGGATGGGCTGGAAATTCGACTGGGTTTCGTCCGAGGGTTGCGACTTCAATTACGACTTCGGCGTCTGCGCTCGGGCTGAAGACGTCGCGGAGGGAAAAGCCACGTACAACTACGAAAAAACCGACAGCGCCGAGGAAGAAATGCCGGGGCTGAGCGTGTTTTATCGAAACGACCAAGGCGAGATATTCCATACCTACTCCACTTACGCCCGAGGCCTGGACATGCTGGTCGGCGCTTACCACTACCTTGATCTGACGCCCAAGGGCAGAAATGAGGACGAGATCATGGAATGGGTGCGGCATCATGATCGGTACGACGAAGCGATGAAGCCGGGCTGCTGTCATGGCGAGCAGCGTTCTTGA
- a CDS encoding carboxylate/amino acid/amine transporter has product MGYLLFVTLIQAFSFSLIGEYLAGHVDSYFAVLVRVVLAGLMFIPLTRWRSVEPAFMRGMLLIGALQFGVTYVCLYLSFRVLTVPEVLLFTILTPLHVTLIEDALNRRFNPWALIAALVAVGGAAVIRFDSISPDFFMGFLLLQLANFTYAAGQVLYKHLVAKHPSDLPHYRRFGYFYLGALMVVLPAFLLFGKSNFLPEAPLQWAVLLFLGLVSTALGLYWWNKGACMVNGGTLAVMNNLHVPVGLLLNLLIWNQHEELGRLFLGGSVILAAVWISRLGIRKSAATA; this is encoded by the coding sequence ATGGGCTATCTACTTTTTGTCACGCTGATCCAGGCGTTCTCTTTCAGTCTGATCGGCGAATACCTCGCCGGTCACGTCGACAGTTACTTTGCGGTGCTGGTGCGTGTGGTGCTGGCCGGGTTGATGTTTATTCCGTTGACACGTTGGCGTTCGGTGGAGCCGGCGTTCATGCGTGGCATGCTGCTGATCGGCGCCTTGCAGTTCGGCGTGACTTACGTCTGTCTGTATCTGAGCTTCCGCGTGCTGACCGTACCGGAGGTGTTGCTGTTTACCATTCTCACGCCGTTGCACGTGACGTTGATCGAAGACGCGCTGAACCGCCGCTTCAACCCGTGGGCGTTGATCGCCGCGCTGGTGGCAGTCGGTGGCGCGGCGGTGATTCGTTTCGACAGCATCAGTCCGGACTTCTTTATGGGCTTCCTGCTGCTGCAACTGGCTAACTTCACCTACGCCGCCGGACAGGTGCTGTACAAGCATCTGGTGGCGAAACACCCGAGTGATCTGCCGCATTACCGCCGCTTCGGTTATTTCTACCTGGGCGCATTGATGGTGGTACTGCCGGCGTTTCTGCTGTTCGGCAAGTCGAACTTTCTACCAGAGGCGCCACTGCAATGGGCGGTGTTGCTGTTCCTGGGGCTGGTTTCGACGGCATTGGGCCTGTACTGGTGGAACAAGGGCGCGTGCATGGTCAATGGCGGCACCCTGGCGGTGATGAACAACCTGCATGTGCCGGTGGGGTTGTTGTTGAATTTGCTGATCTGGAATCAGCATGAGGAACTGGGGCGGTTGTTCCTCGGCGGCAGTGTGATCCTCGCCGCTGTGTGGATCAGCCGGTTGGGGATTCGAAAATCCGCGGCCACCGCGTAA
- a CDS encoding ABC transporter ATP-binding protein gives MLYRRFEQLIDIFRDAPTASPPDRVWPFYIYYLKQVWPSFAALLVIGLFASLIEVALFSYLSRIIDLAQGTPNPNFFSDHALELTWMLVVALVLRPIFFALHDLLVHQTLSPGMTSMIRWQNHSYVLKQSLNFFQNDFAGRIAQRIMQTGNSLRDSAVQAVDALWHVVIYAISSLVLFAEADWRLMIPLLTWIVAYIGALYYFVPRVKDRSVEASDARSKLMGRIVDGYTNIATLKLFAHTNFEQHYAKEAIEEQTVKAQMAGRVVTSMDVAITAMNGLLIVGTTALALWLWTQSLITVGAIALATGLVIRIVNMSGWIMWVVTGIFENIGMVQDGLRTISQPVSVTDREQAKPLDVARGEVRFEQVDFHYGKQKGIIGDLNLTIKPGEKIGLIGPSGAGKSTLVNLLLRLYDVEGGRILIDGQNIAEVGQESLRARIGMITQDTSLLHRSIRDNLLYGKPDATDAELWDAVHKARADEFIPLLSDAEGRTGFDAHVGERGVKLSGGQRQRIAIARVLLKDAPILIMDEATSALDSEVEAAIQESLETLMQGKTVIAIAHRLSTIARMDRLVVLENGKIAESGTHAELLAHRGLYARLWAHQTGGFVGID, from the coding sequence ATGCTCTATCGCCGTTTCGAACAACTGATCGATATCTTCCGCGACGCCCCGACGGCGTCCCCGCCGGACCGCGTCTGGCCCTTCTACATCTATTACCTGAAGCAGGTCTGGCCGAGCTTCGCCGCCCTGCTCGTCATCGGCCTGTTTGCCTCGCTGATCGAGGTGGCGCTGTTCAGTTACCTGAGCCGCATCATCGATCTGGCCCAAGGCACGCCTAACCCGAATTTCTTCAGTGACCACGCTCTCGAGTTGACGTGGATGCTGGTGGTCGCGCTGGTGTTGCGACCGATCTTTTTCGCCCTGCACGACCTGCTGGTGCATCAGACCCTGAGTCCCGGCATGACCAGCATGATCCGCTGGCAGAACCACAGCTATGTGCTCAAGCAGAGTCTGAACTTCTTCCAGAATGACTTCGCCGGGCGCATCGCACAGCGCATCATGCAGACCGGCAACTCGCTGCGCGATTCTGCCGTACAAGCGGTCGACGCGCTGTGGCACGTGGTGATCTACGCAATCAGTTCGCTGGTGCTGTTCGCCGAGGCGGACTGGCGGCTGATGATTCCGTTGCTGACGTGGATCGTCGCCTACATCGGCGCGCTGTACTACTTCGTTCCCCGCGTGAAAGACCGTTCGGTGGAAGCCTCCGACGCGCGCTCGAAACTGATGGGGCGCATCGTCGACGGCTACACCAACATTGCCACGCTAAAGCTGTTCGCCCACACCAACTTCGAACAGCACTACGCGAAAGAAGCCATCGAAGAACAGACCGTCAAGGCGCAGATGGCCGGACGCGTGGTCACCAGTATGGACGTGGCAATCACTGCCATGAACGGCTTGCTGATCGTCGGCACCACCGCGCTGGCTTTGTGGCTGTGGACACAATCGCTGATCACCGTCGGCGCGATTGCCCTGGCCACCGGCCTGGTGATTCGCATCGTCAATATGTCCGGCTGGATCATGTGGGTGGTCACCGGCATTTTCGAGAACATCGGCATGGTTCAGGACGGTCTGCGCACCATCTCGCAACCGGTCAGCGTCACCGACCGCGAGCAGGCCAAACCGCTGGACGTGGCCCGTGGCGAAGTGCGTTTCGAGCAGGTGGATTTTCACTACGGCAAGCAGAAGGGCATCATCGGCGACCTCAACCTGACCATCAAACCGGGCGAGAAAATCGGCTTGATCGGGCCGTCCGGCGCCGGCAAGTCGACCCTGGTCAACCTGTTGCTGCGCCTGTACGACGTCGAGGGTGGGCGCATCCTGATCGACGGGCAGAACATCGCCGAAGTCGGCCAGGAGAGCCTGCGTGCGCGGATCGGCATGATCACTCAAGACACCTCGCTGCTGCACCGCTCGATCCGCGACAACTTGCTTTACGGCAAACCGGATGCGACCGATGCCGAGTTGTGGGATGCGGTGCACAAGGCTCGCGCCGATGAGTTCATTCCTTTGCTGTCCGACGCTGAAGGCCGCACCGGTTTCGATGCGCATGTCGGCGAGCGCGGGGTGAAACTGTCCGGCGGTCAGCGCCAGCGCATCGCGATTGCGCGGGTGTTGCTCAAGGACGCGCCGATCCTGATCATGGACGAAGCCACCTCGGCGCTGGACTCGGAAGTCGAAGCGGCGATTCAGGAAAGCCTCGAGACTTTGATGCAGGGCAAAACCGTGATCGCGATTGCCCACCGCCTCTCGACCATCGCACGCATGGACCGGCTGGTGGTGCTGGAGAACGGCAAGATCGCCGAGAGCGGCACCCATGCCGAGCTGCTCGCGCATCGAGGCTTGTACGCGCGGTTGTGGGCGCACCAGACCGGAGGCTTTGTCGGCATCGATTGA
- a CDS encoding Fic/DOC family protein, translated as MSNDKYGADQAPDCYPGSDVLINLLDLRTAEDLDEAERYINEVAAAKLEFITPPYSLATLRDVHRTLFEKVYSWAGEIRTLAISKGSTRFCSPDFIEREVEKEFSKMAAAGWFEDYSRDHLIHTVAETYGNINVAHPFREGNGRTQRIVFEYIILNAGYSIDWHSVDREGWIDACIHSFYGVDQPLIDIFDRCIGTSLSELDF; from the coding sequence TTGAGTAATGATAAATACGGTGCTGACCAAGCCCCGGATTGCTATCCGGGGTCAGACGTACTCATCAATCTGCTCGATTTACGCACTGCGGAGGATCTGGACGAAGCGGAACGCTATATCAACGAAGTAGCTGCCGCGAAGCTTGAATTCATTACCCCTCCGTACAGTCTTGCTACGTTGAGGGACGTTCACCGCACCTTATTCGAAAAAGTTTATTCTTGGGCGGGTGAAATCCGCACGCTGGCGATCAGCAAAGGCAGCACCCGTTTTTGCAGCCCGGACTTCATTGAGCGCGAGGTCGAAAAAGAGTTTTCGAAAATGGCCGCTGCGGGCTGGTTCGAGGACTATTCTCGTGATCACCTCATCCACACCGTGGCCGAGACGTATGGAAATATCAACGTTGCCCACCCGTTCAGAGAAGGTAACGGACGAACCCAGCGTATCGTCTTTGAGTACATTATTCTCAACGCAGGCTATTCAATCGATTGGCATTCAGTGGATCGCGAAGGATGGATTGATGCATGCATTCACTCCTTCTACGGAGTTGATCAACCTCTTATCGATATCTTTGATCGCTGCATCGGCACTTCGCTAAGTGAGTTGGACTTCTGA
- a CDS encoding alpha/beta fold hydrolase, with amino-acid sequence MAYFEHEGCNLHYEAYGHGAPLLLVHGLGSSTLDWEMQIPALAAHYRVIVADIRGHGRSDKPRERYSIAGFSADLVALAEHLKLGPVHYVGLSMGGMIGFQLAVDQPQLLKSLTIVNSAPQVKVRTRDDYWQWFKRWSLMRLLSLETIGKALGSKLFPKPEQADLRRKMAERWAKNDKRAYLASFDAIVGWGVQERLSRVSCPTLVISADRDYTPVALKETYVKLLPNARLAVIADSRHVTPLDQPERFNQTLLEFLQAADLQSQDH; translated from the coding sequence ATGGCGTATTTCGAGCACGAAGGTTGCAACCTGCACTACGAGGCATATGGCCACGGTGCGCCGTTGCTGCTGGTTCACGGGCTCGGCTCGAGCACGCTGGACTGGGAGATGCAGATCCCGGCGCTGGCCGCGCACTACCGGGTGATCGTCGCGGACATTCGCGGCCACGGGCGTTCGGACAAACCGCGCGAACGCTACAGCATCGCCGGTTTCAGCGCTGACCTGGTGGCTCTGGCCGAACACCTGAAGCTCGGCCCGGTGCATTACGTCGGGCTGTCGATGGGCGGCATGATCGGCTTTCAACTGGCCGTCGATCAGCCGCAACTTCTCAAGAGCCTGACCATCGTCAACAGCGCGCCACAAGTCAAAGTGCGCACTCGCGACGATTACTGGCAGTGGTTCAAGCGCTGGAGCCTGATGCGCCTGCTCAGCCTGGAAACCATCGGCAAGGCCCTCGGCAGCAAACTTTTTCCAAAACCGGAACAAGCCGATCTGCGCCGTAAAATGGCTGAACGCTGGGCAAAAAACGACAAACGTGCTTATCTCGCCAGCTTCGATGCGATTGTTGGCTGGGGCGTTCAGGAACGACTTTCCCGGGTGTCCTGTCCAACGCTCGTCATCAGCGCCGACCGTGACTACACACCGGTGGCATTGAAAGAAACCTATGTGAAACTATTGCCGAATGCGCGGCTGGCGGTGATTGCCGATTCGCGCCACGTCACTCCGCTCGATCAACCCGAACGTTTCAATCAAACGCTGCTGGAATTTCTACAGGCAGCCGACCTTCAATCTCAGGATCACTGA
- a CDS encoding DEAD/DEAH box helicase, with amino-acid sequence MFSQFALHERLLKAVAELKFVEPTPVQAAAIPLALQGRDLRVTAQTGSGKTAAFVLPILNRLIGPAKIRVSIKTLILLPTRELAQQTLKEVERFAQFTFIKSGLITGGEDFKVQAAMLRKVPDILIGTPGRMIEQLNAGNLDLKEVEVLVLDEADRMLDMGFAEDVQRLVDECPNRQQTMLFSATTGGSGLREMIAKVLNNPEHLQLNAVSQLNSTTRQQIITADHNQHKEQIVNWLLANETYQKAIIFTNTRAMADRIYGRLVAQEYKAFVLHGEKDQKDRKLAIDRLKQGGVKILVATDVAARGLDVDGLDMVINFDMPRSGDEYVHRIGRTGRAGNDGLAISLICHGDWNLMSSIERYLKQSFERRTIKEVKGTYGGPKKVKASGKAVGVKKKKTDAKGDKKKTAAKTPTKRKSVNRPKPDSLVSSDGMAPLKRRKPAEPAAE; translated from the coding sequence GTGTTTTCCCAATTCGCCCTGCACGAACGCCTGCTTAAAGCCGTGGCCGAGCTGAAATTTGTCGAGCCAACGCCTGTGCAAGCCGCGGCCATTCCGCTGGCGCTCCAAGGGCGTGATTTGCGGGTGACGGCGCAAACCGGTAGCGGCAAGACTGCCGCTTTCGTTCTGCCGATCCTCAATCGTCTGATCGGGCCGGCGAAGATTCGCGTCAGCATCAAGACGCTGATCCTGCTGCCGACCCGCGAACTGGCCCAGCAGACGTTGAAGGAAGTTGAGCGCTTCGCGCAGTTCACCTTCATCAAGTCCGGCCTGATCACCGGCGGTGAAGACTTCAAGGTCCAGGCGGCGATGCTGCGCAAGGTGCCGGACATCCTCATCGGTACGCCGGGGCGGATGATCGAGCAACTCAACGCCGGCAACCTCGACCTCAAAGAAGTCGAAGTGCTGGTACTCGACGAAGCCGACCGCATGCTCGACATGGGCTTCGCCGAAGACGTGCAACGTCTGGTCGACGAATGCCCGAACCGTCAGCAGACCATGCTGTTCTCCGCCACCACTGGCGGTTCCGGCCTGCGCGAGATGATCGCCAAGGTGCTGAACAATCCTGAGCACTTGCAGCTCAATGCGGTCAGCCAACTGAACTCGACGACGCGTCAGCAAATCATCACCGCCGACCACAATCAGCACAAAGAGCAGATTGTGAACTGGCTGCTGGCCAACGAGACCTACCAGAAAGCCATCATCTTCACCAACACCCGCGCCATGGCCGACCGCATTTATGGCCGTCTCGTGGCTCAGGAATACAAGGCGTTCGTGCTGCACGGCGAGAAAGACCAGAAGGATCGCAAACTGGCGATCGATCGCCTGAAGCAGGGCGGCGTGAAGATCCTCGTCGCGACTGACGTTGCGGCCCGTGGTCTGGACGTCGATGGCCTGGACATGGTGATCAACTTCGACATGCCACGCAGCGGCGACGAGTACGTACACCGTATCGGTCGTACCGGCCGCGCCGGCAACGATGGCCTGGCGATCTCGCTGATCTGCCACGGCGACTGGAACCTGATGTCGAGCATCGAGCGCTACTTGAAGCAGAGCTTCGAGCGCCGCACGATCAAGGAAGTCAAAGGCACCTACGGCGGGCCGAAAAAGGTCAAGGCCTCGGGCAAAGCCGTCGGCGTGAAGAAGAAAAAGACCGACGCCAAGGGCGACAAAAAGAAAACCGCCGCCAAGACGCCGACCAAGCGCAAGAGCGTCAACCGTCCAAAGCCGGATTCTCTGGTGAGCAGCGACGGCATGGCCCCGCTCAAGCGCCGCAAGCCGGCCGAGCCTGCGGCTGAGTAA
- a CDS encoding YhfG family protein, giving the protein MEKLSLETKKVWFAKHRRANFAASLRLEGFAPSPCDGDIKLPTREAALKAVRHVKP; this is encoded by the coding sequence ATGGAAAAGCTCAGTTTAGAAACCAAGAAAGTTTGGTTCGCCAAGCATCGCAGAGCCAACTTCGCAGCTAGTTTGCGTCTGGAAGGTTTCGCTCCTTCGCCTTGCGATGGAGACATCAAACTTCCTACTCGGGAGGCTGCCTTGAAAGCCGTCCGGCACGTAAAACCTTGA
- a CDS encoding FMN-dependent NADH-azoreductase, with protein MSRVLIIESSARQQDSVSRQLTQTFIAQWKAAHPADQITVRDLAVNPVPHLDSNLLGGWMKPAEQRNDAEQSSLDRSNALTDELLAADVLVMAAPMYNFAIPSTLKAWLDHVLRAGVTFKYTETGPQGLLNGKRAFVLTARGGVYAGGPADHQEPYLRQVMGFIGIHDVTFIHAEGMNLGGDFQERGLNQANAKLSQVA; from the coding sequence ATGTCCCGCGTTCTGATCATCGAAAGCAGCGCCCGCCAGCAAGACTCGGTTTCCCGTCAACTGACCCAGACCTTCATCGCTCAATGGAAAGCCGCGCACCCTGCCGATCAGATCACCGTGCGTGACCTCGCCGTGAACCCGGTGCCGCATCTGGACAGCAACTTGCTGGGTGGCTGGATGAAACCCGCCGAGCAGCGTAACGACGCCGAGCAATCCTCGCTGGATCGCTCCAACGCCTTGACCGATGAATTGCTCGCCGCCGATGTGCTGGTCATGGCTGCGCCGATGTACAACTTTGCGATCCCGAGCACCCTCAAGGCCTGGCTCGATCATGTGCTGCGTGCGGGCGTGACGTTCAAATACACCGAAACCGGCCCGCAAGGCCTGCTCAACGGCAAGCGTGCCTTTGTGTTGACCGCCCGCGGTGGTGTGTATGCCGGTGGTCCGGCGGATCATCAGGAACCGTATTTGCGTCAGGTCATGGGGTTCATTGGTATCCATGACGTGACCTTTATCCATGCCGAGGGCATGAACCTGGGCGGTGACTTCCAGGAGAGGGGGCTGAATCAGGCCAACGCCAAATTGTCTCAGGTCGCTTGA